The stretch of DNA ATCGACCGGGCGGAAGAAGAAGCGGCTTTTTCGCGGGCGATCCATGGTGCAGAGATTGCAGGGACGCTCATCCTCGACCACCACCTCATGAGGTCGGAAAACGGACCGGCATGGATCCGGTCCCTCGAAGAGGTGAGCGGGCGGCCGGTCGTCTCCGCGGCAGGGTTTATGCGGAGGCCGAACCGTCTGCTTGAGGCCGGACGCCGGGAACTCTGGTCGGGAACGCAGGGGCGATAAACGCGGGAGGCAGAAACGACTGTCCCGGTCATCCGCACTCACACAGGGGAGATCTGGGGGGGCGCACCGATATAGCAACATACGGTTTATCGCCCCTCCCCGCCCCCATTTGAGAGCGGGAAGTACTGCCGGTACACCGCCTGCCGCTCGTCGAGGTCGGTGTGCAGGTAGACCTCGGTCGTCTTGATCGAAGAGTGGCCGAGGTTTTCCTGGACGACCCTGAGGTTCTTCGAGCGCCGGTAGAGTTCTGAGGCATAGGAATGGCGGATCTTATGCGGCGTGATGCCGGGCGGCGCATACCGCTGAAAGATCCGCTGCACGGTCCGCGGAGAGAGATTCTTGCCCTGCTGACCGACAAAGAGCGGCCCTATGATCGTGTTCCCGATATGCCCCTCGATCTCGGCGAGCGTCTCCTCATCGACAAAGACCGTCCGGATTTTGTCGCCCTTGCCCTTCACCCTGATGGTGTGCTCTTCAAAATCGATGTCCCCGATATCGATGCTGCAGAGCTCGGAGACGCGGACGCCGGTCGCATAGATCAGCCTGACGATCAAACGGTCGGTATCGTCATCGATGGACTTCAGGAGGCGGACCACCTGACTGTGCTTGAGATATTTCAGTTCCTGGTTCTTGACCCGCGGCCGCTCCACGGCCGGCATGGGATCGGCAGAGATCGCCCCCTGCGCATAGAGGTACGAATAGAACGACGAGAGGGAGGAGATCATCCGGTGCAGGGTCCGGGGTTTATAGGAGCGCCGTTCGGCAAGCCAGGAGAGATAGTTGTTCACCACCGACGTGGGGACCTCAGCCGGGGAGTCGAGGCCGGCCGCCGCGAATGCGCCCTCGTCAAAAGAACCGGGATCGCCATGCCGGCAGAGCCACACATAGCGGGCAAAGTGCCGGACCGTCTCTTCATAACTTTTGATGGTCCTGGGGGAGTAATTTCGCATTTTGAGGTAGATTTCGAAGTGATCCAGGCACTCTGAAAAATGACCGGTTTTCATCATTTATTTTATCAGCGGGCCACGCATATAACTTTGTCGCAGAATATACATTTGGCGACAGATGGTTCGGGCACCCCACCCACACACGAAGTCGGCAGGACAAAAAATATCGAGGACGCCCGCAGGATGTCACCGCCCGGGGCAGCCGGCCACCAGCAGAACAACAACATACCTGCGCGAAGGATCCCCACAA from Methanofollis liminatans DSM 4140 encodes:
- the xerA gene encoding site-specific tyrosine recombinase/integron integrase; this translates as MKTGHFSECLDHFEIYLKMRNYSPRTIKSYEETVRHFARYVWLCRHGDPGSFDEGAFAAAGLDSPAEVPTSVVNNYLSWLAERRSYKPRTLHRMISSLSSFYSYLYAQGAISADPMPAVERPRVKNQELKYLKHSQVVRLLKSIDDDTDRLIVRLIYATGVRVSELCSIDIGDIDFEEHTIRVKGKGDKIRTVFVDEETLAEIEGHIGNTIIGPLFVGQQGKNLSPRTVQRIFQRYAPPGITPHKIRHSYASELYRRSKNLRVVQENLGHSSIKTTEVYLHTDLDERQAVYRQYFPLSNGGGEGR